In Planifilum fimeticola, a single window of DNA contains:
- a CDS encoding NADH-quinone oxidoreductase subunit N produces the protein MEKSIIHYDWTVMAPELILVAAAALMTLIDLVMKERWDRRWLGALGLVAVLAAGAFVVTSFGGKPYEILGNTYRVDDFALTFKALILGGTALVLLLSFAHLGREEVQDQGEYYYLLLSAALGGMIMASSADLITLFVGLELLSISSYILVGVRKKRTESGEAAWKYVILGGASSAFILYGMSFLYGMAGSTNLFVVQQRLAEAYLQGYESFVYLSLFLMIVGFGFKVASAPFHTWAPDVYQGAPTPVTGFLAVVSKIAAFAFVFRILIVAYLQPFQMGMWLEIAGPLLLILAGTSMIVGNAVALRQTNAKRLLAYSSIAHAGYLLVPLAVWGFSFFESTLYYLLAYLLMTIGAFAVLMIVEKNEKSEDIAAFAGLYQRSPLLAVAMTILLVSLAGIPVTAGFFGKFYILVNALSSQKLWIALIMIATTVVSYFYYFEFIRQMYFRPSPRGEKLAIPGLTAAVVLLAVLGTVGLGVFPQNVLQFLGGIQWDSAFVQMGPTQ, from the coding sequence ATGGAAAAATCGATCATCCATTACGACTGGACCGTTATGGCCCCCGAACTGATCCTCGTCGCCGCAGCCGCGCTGATGACGCTGATCGACCTGGTCATGAAGGAGCGCTGGGACCGGCGCTGGCTTGGCGCTTTGGGACTGGTGGCGGTACTGGCCGCCGGCGCCTTCGTCGTGACGAGCTTCGGCGGCAAACCCTACGAAATTTTGGGAAACACCTACCGGGTGGACGATTTCGCCCTGACCTTCAAGGCGCTCATCCTGGGGGGGACCGCGTTGGTCCTGCTCCTCTCCTTCGCCCACCTCGGCCGGGAGGAGGTCCAAGATCAAGGGGAATATTACTACCTGCTCCTATCCGCCGCCCTCGGCGGGATGATCATGGCCTCCTCCGCCGACCTGATCACGCTGTTTGTCGGGTTGGAACTGCTGAGCATTTCTTCGTACATCCTGGTGGGTGTGCGCAAAAAACGGACCGAGTCGGGAGAGGCGGCCTGGAAATACGTGATCCTGGGAGGGGCTTCCTCCGCCTTCATCCTGTACGGGATGTCCTTCCTCTACGGAATGGCGGGGAGTACCAACCTGTTCGTCGTCCAACAGCGTTTGGCCGAGGCCTATCTCCAGGGCTACGAATCCTTCGTCTACCTGTCGCTCTTTTTGATGATCGTCGGATTCGGTTTCAAGGTCGCATCGGCCCCCTTCCACACTTGGGCGCCTGATGTGTACCAGGGGGCGCCGACGCCGGTGACCGGCTTCTTGGCGGTCGTCTCCAAAATAGCGGCCTTTGCCTTTGTTTTCCGCATCCTGATCGTCGCCTATCTGCAGCCCTTCCAGATGGGGATGTGGCTGGAGATCGCCGGCCCCCTTCTGCTGATTCTGGCAGGGACATCGATGATTGTCGGCAACGCGGTGGCTCTCCGCCAGACCAACGCCAAACGGCTGCTCGCCTACTCGAGCATCGCCCATGCGGGATATTTGCTCGTGCCGCTGGCCGTGTGGGGATTCTCCTTTTTTGAGAGCACCTTGTATTACCTTTTGGCGTACCTGCTCATGACGATCGGCGCCTTCGCCGTGTTGATGATCGTCGAGAAAAATGAAAAGAGCGAGGATATCGCCGCCTTTGCCGGGCTTTACCAGCGGTCTCCCCTGCTCGCGGTGGCGATGACCATCCTCCTCGTCTCCCTGGCGGGCATTCCGGTGACGGCGGGATTCTTCGGCAAATTTTACATCCTGGTCAACGCCCTCTCCAGCCAGAAACTGTGGATCGCGTTGATCATGATCGCCACTACCGTCGTCTCCTACTTCTACTACTTCGAGTTTATCCGGCAGATGTATTTCCGGCCTTCGCCCCGCGGGGAGAAGTTGGCGATCCCCGGTTTGACGGCCGCGGTCGTCCTGTTGGCCGTCCTGGGTACCGTCGGTCTCGGCGTTTTTCCGCAAAATGTCCTCCAGTTCCTGGGCGGAATTCAATGGGACAGCGCCTTTGTCCAGATGGGTCCGACCCAGTGA
- a CDS encoding complex I subunit 4 family protein, translated as MNLLMNHLPTLLTFSPLLGVIVLFALPGKHVRWVRAVGMLATLPPLLLALLMYARFDPEAKGVQFAQSVPWFSIPAGMESLEFFYSMGADGLSMPLAVMTAVIAALAAVASMYIRKRVKLYFILFLLLEMGMLGVFLARNLLLFFLFFEVTLVTTFILIGYWGYVHRERAANWFLLYNGLGSAVMLLSFIGMLILFRTPEFSKMQEMAELLAGQGAAAAQIQWLIFAGIVIAFGIKLPLFPFHSWMVRVHAEAAPSVVMIHAGVLLKMGAYGLIRFGAELFPVQVREAAVLLAVIGLVNILYGAVLAFVQRDLKRVLAYSSVSHMGIVLLGIASLNVAGLTGALFQTVSHGFIAALLFFLIFSLTERTGTTRIDELGGMAKAMPVLSGLLLAAGLALLGLPGMSGFISEFLAFLGLFKSEPVLAAVGVLGLILAAAYTLRAVLRTTFGPLSGHWEKLTDVRPAESAAMLVLLGLIILIGVYPAVLGEPMQTTLHAIVARMGG; from the coding sequence ATGAATCTGTTGATGAACCATTTGCCCACCCTTCTCACCTTCTCCCCCCTGCTGGGAGTGATCGTGCTCTTTGCCTTGCCGGGGAAACATGTCCGATGGGTTCGGGCGGTGGGCATGTTGGCCACGTTGCCCCCGCTGCTCCTGGCGCTCCTGATGTACGCCCGGTTTGATCCGGAGGCCAAAGGGGTCCAATTCGCCCAGTCGGTGCCCTGGTTCTCCATCCCGGCCGGGATGGAATCCCTGGAGTTCTTCTACAGCATGGGAGCGGACGGGTTGTCGATGCCCCTGGCGGTGATGACGGCGGTGATTGCCGCTTTGGCCGCCGTGGCTTCGATGTATATCCGGAAGAGGGTGAAATTGTATTTTATCCTTTTCCTCCTGTTGGAAATGGGAATGCTCGGCGTCTTTCTGGCACGCAACCTTCTGCTGTTCTTCCTGTTTTTCGAAGTCACCCTGGTGACTACCTTCATCCTGATCGGCTATTGGGGATACGTGCACCGGGAACGGGCCGCCAACTGGTTCCTGCTGTATAACGGGCTGGGGTCGGCGGTGATGCTCCTTTCCTTCATCGGCATGCTGATCCTGTTTAGGACCCCCGAATTTTCCAAGATGCAGGAGATGGCGGAATTGCTGGCGGGGCAGGGCGCCGCTGCCGCCCAAATCCAATGGTTGATCTTTGCGGGAATCGTCATCGCCTTCGGCATCAAATTGCCCCTCTTTCCCTTCCATTCCTGGATGGTCCGGGTGCACGCCGAAGCGGCCCCGTCGGTGGTCATGATCCATGCCGGCGTTTTGCTCAAGATGGGGGCGTACGGCCTGATCCGCTTTGGTGCGGAGCTGTTTCCCGTCCAAGTGAGGGAAGCGGCGGTGCTGCTGGCGGTCATCGGGCTGGTCAACATCCTGTACGGAGCGGTCCTCGCCTTTGTTCAGCGGGATTTGAAGCGGGTGCTGGCCTACTCCAGCGTCAGCCACATGGGGATCGTGCTCCTGGGAATCGCTTCCCTCAACGTTGCGGGACTGACGGGAGCCTTGTTCCAGACGGTTTCCCACGGGTTTATCGCCGCTCTGTTGTTCTTCCTCATCTTTAGCCTGACGGAGAGGACCGGGACCACCCGGATCGACGAGCTGGGCGGCATGGCCAAGGCGATGCCGGTGCTTTCTGGCCTCCTCCTCGCCGCGGGGCTGGCCCTGCTCGGGCTGCCGGGAATGTCCGGCTTCATCAGCGAATTCCTGGCGTTCCTGGGATTGTTCAAGAGTGAGCCCGTGCTGGCGGCGGTGGGGGTGTTGGGCTTGATTCTCGCCGCAGCCTACACGCTGCGGGCCGTCCTGCGGACCACCTTCGGCCCCCTGAGCGGGCACTGGGAGAAGCTGACGGATGTCCGTCCGGCCGAATCCGCCGCGATGCTGGTGCTGTTGGGCTTGATCATCCTCATCGGCGTTTACCCCGCCGTGTTGGGAGAACCGATGCAGACGACACTGCACGCGATCGTTGCAAGGATGGGAGGGTAG
- the nuoL gene encoding NADH-quinone oxidoreductase subunit L, with product MNSLIVWMIPLFPLISFVLLIAFGRRWKESVSVFTGSLAAFLSLVLSLWVFADQWGGGAERLAVFPWLTLGDTTISMGMEITRLNALMLLIVSLVSFLVQVYSAGYMRDDSRFGVFYTYLSLFTFSMLGLVIAPNLLQLYIFWELVGVCSFLLIGFWYWKPEAKAAAKKAFIVTRIGDIGLFVAIALIFWQVGSFDFREIFAAVEAGKVAPEMVTLVALLIFVGAVGKSGQFPLHTWLPDAMEGPTPVSALIHAATMVAAGVYLVARSFPLFAASETAMDAVAYVGAFTALFAATIALVQNDIKRVLAYSTVSQLGYMMLALGSAGYVAGVFHLFTHAFFKALLFLAAGAVIVALHHEQDIRRMGGLWKQHPVVGWLFLIGCLAIAGVPPLSGFFSKDEILLAAYADGRLGVFWLGVLTAFFTAFYMFRLFFKVFFGTYRGEGSVGSVPGVMVWPMAVLAVLSVLAGFVQFPSHALGDWLAQGAGLSADGGGSPVWIPVLATAVSLAGIALAWLIYYKGSLATETFSRPMPWLYNLLYRKYYVDEAYDFVFVRSLRGLGLFLRGFDRWVVDGLVGLSAWIAQLFGRVGSRLQNGQVQTYALISLIGLVLLLIGLTAGRWIGS from the coding sequence ATGAATTCATTAATCGTATGGATGATTCCCCTCTTTCCCTTGATATCCTTTGTGTTGCTCATCGCCTTCGGACGCAGGTGGAAGGAATCGGTGTCGGTCTTCACCGGGTCGCTTGCCGCGTTTCTTTCCCTGGTTCTGTCCCTCTGGGTGTTTGCGGATCAATGGGGAGGGGGAGCGGAGCGGCTCGCGGTGTTTCCCTGGCTCACGCTCGGGGACACGACGATCTCCATGGGCATGGAAATCACCCGGCTGAACGCGCTGATGCTGTTGATCGTCAGCCTGGTCAGCTTCCTGGTTCAGGTCTATTCCGCCGGGTACATGCGCGATGATTCGAGGTTCGGCGTGTTTTACACCTATCTGTCCCTGTTCACCTTTTCCATGTTGGGCCTGGTGATCGCCCCCAACCTGCTCCAGCTCTATATCTTCTGGGAGCTGGTCGGGGTGTGTTCCTTCCTCTTGATCGGTTTCTGGTACTGGAAGCCGGAAGCAAAGGCGGCCGCCAAGAAGGCCTTTATCGTCACCCGGATCGGGGATATCGGTCTCTTCGTCGCCATCGCCCTGATCTTCTGGCAGGTGGGCAGCTTCGATTTCCGGGAGATCTTCGCCGCCGTGGAGGCGGGGAAAGTGGCTCCGGAGATGGTGACGCTGGTCGCCCTGCTCATCTTTGTCGGTGCGGTGGGTAAATCGGGTCAGTTTCCGCTGCACACCTGGTTGCCTGACGCGATGGAGGGGCCGACACCGGTCAGCGCCCTGATCCACGCGGCGACGATGGTGGCGGCCGGGGTTTACCTGGTGGCCCGGTCCTTCCCGCTGTTTGCCGCATCGGAGACGGCGATGGACGCGGTGGCTTATGTCGGCGCCTTCACCGCCCTCTTCGCCGCCACGATCGCCCTGGTGCAGAACGACATCAAACGGGTGCTGGCCTACTCCACGGTAAGCCAATTGGGCTACATGATGCTGGCCCTCGGTTCGGCGGGATACGTGGCCGGCGTGTTCCACCTGTTTACCCACGCCTTTTTCAAGGCCCTGCTCTTCCTTGCCGCGGGGGCGGTGATCGTCGCCCTTCACCACGAGCAGGATATCCGGCGCATGGGCGGTTTGTGGAAACAGCACCCCGTCGTCGGCTGGCTCTTTTTGATCGGCTGTCTGGCCATCGCGGGAGTTCCTCCCCTTTCCGGCTTCTTCTCCAAGGATGAGATTCTGCTCGCCGCCTACGCGGACGGACGGCTCGGAGTCTTCTGGCTGGGCGTGCTGACCGCCTTTTTCACCGCCTTCTATATGTTCCGCCTCTTTTTCAAGGTGTTTTTCGGGACATACCGAGGAGAGGGCTCGGTCGGTTCCGTTCCCGGCGTGATGGTTTGGCCCATGGCGGTTCTCGCGGTCCTGTCGGTTCTGGCCGGCTTCGTCCAATTCCCTTCCCACGCCCTGGGTGACTGGCTGGCGCAGGGGGCGGGGCTGTCCGCCGACGGAGGAGGTTCACCGGTTTGGATTCCGGTGCTGGCGACGGCCGTTTCCCTGGCCGGGATTGCCCTGGCCTGGTTGATCTACTACAAGGGATCGCTGGCGACCGAAACCTTTTCCCGCCCGATGCCCTGGCTCTACAATCTTCTGTACCGCAAATACTACGTGGACGAAGCATACGATTTCGTCTTCGTCAGGTCCCTCAGGGGCTTGGGACTCTTCCTGCGCGGCTTTGACCGCTGGGTGGTTGACGGCCTGGTCGGCTTGAGCGCCTGGATTGCGCAGCTTTTCGGCCGGGTCGGATCCAGACTGCAGAACGGTCAGGTGCAAACCTACGCCCTGATCAGCCTGATCGGCCTGGTGCTTCTCTTGATCGGCCTGACGGCGGGGAGGTGGATCGGATCATGA
- the nuoK gene encoding NADH-quinone oxidoreductase subunit NuoK gives MPATSYLALAAILFCIGLYGVLTKRNAVIVLFSIELMLNAANLNLVAFSKFGLFADIAGQVFSLFSITVAAAEAAVGIAILITLYRRRQTVDVDRFDTMKG, from the coding sequence ATGCCTGCAACCTCTTATCTGGCACTGGCGGCCATTCTCTTTTGCATCGGCCTGTATGGGGTCCTCACCAAGCGGAACGCGGTGATCGTCCTCTTTTCCATCGAGCTGATGCTGAACGCGGCCAACCTGAATCTGGTGGCCTTCTCCAAATTCGGCCTGTTTGCGGACATTGCGGGTCAGGTATTCTCCCTCTTTTCCATCACGGTAGCCGCGGCGGAAGCGGCGGTGGGAATCGCCATCCTGATCACCCTGTACCGCCGGCGCCAAACGGTGGACGTGGACCGGTTCGACACGATGAAGGGTTGA
- a CDS encoding NADH-quinone oxidoreductase subunit J, translating to MNLSGEFFAFLIFSLMAIGGAVFMISFTRVVHMALAMAFTFLSLAGMYVLLNAEFVAVVQVLIYTGAVTILMLYGIMLTRHRDEDQAEGRRWHRLLSFVGVTAFGLILLLTIWRLPLPESEADTASYTVQRLGEIVFRHYVIPFELTSVLLLVALVGAVILAKREGQS from the coding sequence ATGAACCTGAGCGGTGAGTTTTTCGCCTTTCTGATCTTTTCGCTGATGGCCATCGGCGGGGCGGTGTTCATGATCAGTTTCACCCGGGTGGTGCATATGGCTCTGGCCATGGCTTTCACCTTTCTGAGCCTGGCCGGGATGTACGTCCTGTTGAACGCGGAGTTTGTGGCCGTCGTTCAGGTGCTGATCTACACCGGCGCGGTCACCATCCTGATGCTGTACGGGATCATGCTGACGCGCCACCGGGACGAGGATCAAGCGGAAGGACGCCGCTGGCACCGCCTGCTGAGCTTTGTCGGAGTAACTGCTTTCGGATTGATTCTGCTTTTGACCATCTGGCGGCTGCCGCTTCCGGAAAGCGAAGCGGATACCGCTTCCTACACCGTTCAACGCCTGGGGGAGATCGTCTTCCGCCACTACGTCATCCCCTTTGAGCTGACGTCGGTTCTTCTCCTGGTGGCCTTGGTGGGAGCGGTCATCCTGGCGAAAAGGGAGGGTCAGTCCTGA
- the nuoI gene encoding NADH-quinone oxidoreductase subunit NuoI: MLGLVKGLGITLKNLTKKRVTYRYPDEPLEMPDRFRGIQYFDPDKCIVCYQCARICPTDCISLTGKKNPDPEKKGKVIETYDINFEICILCDLCTEVCPTEAVVMTGNYELATYSRDELFKDMEWLKNNNTNVRKENHP, encoded by the coding sequence ATGCTCGGACTGGTAAAGGGTTTGGGCATCACGCTCAAAAACCTCACGAAAAAACGAGTGACCTATCGATATCCGGATGAACCCCTGGAAATGCCCGATCGTTTCCGCGGGATCCAGTATTTCGATCCGGACAAATGCATCGTCTGTTATCAGTGCGCCCGGATTTGCCCGACGGATTGCATCAGCTTGACCGGCAAGAAAAATCCGGACCCCGAAAAAAAGGGAAAAGTCATCGAAACCTACGACATCAACTTTGAAATCTGCATCCTTTGCGACCTGTGCACCGAAGTTTGTCCGACGGAAGCGGTGGTCATGACCGGGAACTATGAGTTGGCCACCTACAGCCGGGACGAACTGTTCAAGGATATGGAATGGCTCAAGAACAACAACACGAATGTCCGGAAGGAGAACCACCCATGA
- the nuoH gene encoding NADH-quinone oxidoreductase subunit NuoH, with protein MDPLKFIAPVIMLLIILGFVTYAILFERKVLGWMQNRPGPVRTGPWGLLQTVADVLKLLIKEDVIPNKADRTLFKIAPAIAFVPSFAVVAVLPFTDSLFFADIAVGLLYYVAISSITIIGILVGSWASNNKYALMGGMRSAAQMISYEIPLVMAVVGVILSAGSLNLRQIVSAQEDVWFIIPQFLGFIVFLVAAIAELNRTPFDLPEAESELVAGYHVEYSGFRFAFFMLAEYVYVFAMSALTTILFLGGWLPLFGLDFIPPLVWFVLKMLAVVFFIFWLRATFPRIRVDQLMQLGWKVLLPLALVNIFLSALLKEVPVIGNWF; from the coding sequence ATGGACCCGTTGAAGTTCATCGCACCCGTGATCATGTTGTTGATTATCCTCGGGTTTGTCACCTATGCCATCCTGTTTGAGCGAAAGGTGCTCGGATGGATGCAGAACCGTCCGGGTCCCGTTCGCACGGGGCCGTGGGGGCTTCTGCAGACAGTGGCCGATGTGTTGAAGCTGCTCATCAAGGAGGACGTGATCCCGAACAAGGCGGACAGGACGCTGTTCAAGATCGCACCCGCCATCGCCTTTGTGCCGTCCTTTGCCGTCGTTGCCGTCCTCCCCTTTACCGACAGCCTGTTTTTCGCGGACATCGCCGTCGGTCTCCTGTATTATGTCGCCATCTCCAGCATCACCATCATCGGGATCCTCGTCGGAAGCTGGGCTTCCAACAACAAATACGCCCTCATGGGGGGAATGCGTTCCGCCGCCCAGATGATCAGCTACGAGATCCCACTGGTGATGGCGGTGGTCGGCGTGATCCTGAGCGCCGGCTCCCTCAACCTGCGGCAAATCGTAAGCGCCCAGGAGGATGTCTGGTTTATCATCCCGCAGTTTCTCGGTTTTATCGTCTTTTTGGTCGCTGCCATCGCCGAACTGAACCGGACCCCCTTCGACCTTCCGGAAGCGGAGTCGGAGTTGGTGGCCGGTTATCACGTGGAGTACAGCGGATTCCGCTTCGCCTTCTTCATGCTGGCGGAATACGTGTATGTCTTCGCCATGTCCGCCCTGACGACCATCCTGTTCCTCGGCGGCTGGCTTCCGCTGTTCGGGCTTGACTTTATTCCTCCCCTGGTCTGGTTCGTGCTGAAGATGTTGGCGGTGGTATTTTTCATTTTCTGGCTTCGGGCGACCTTTCCCCGGATTCGGGTGGATCAGCTGATGCAGTTGGGTTGGAAGGTGCTCTTGCCGCTGGCCTTGGTGAACATTTTCCTTTCCGCGCTGCTCAAGGAAGTGCCCGTCATCGGGAATTGGTTTTAG